One Halobaculum roseum DNA segment encodes these proteins:
- a CDS encoding SelT/SelW/SelH family protein, which yields MTQVEIEYCVPCGMLERAQDVQAAILEEFGLDVEAVSLVTGDGGIFEVRADGEVVFDKESDEFDVDAIVDAVGSRVGATA from the coding sequence ATGACGCAAGTCGAGATCGAATACTGCGTACCGTGCGGGATGCTGGAGCGCGCACAGGACGTACAGGCGGCGATCCTCGAGGAGTTCGGGCTGGACGTCGAGGCGGTGTCGCTGGTCACCGGCGACGGCGGGATCTTCGAGGTGCGCGCCGACGGCGAGGTGGTGTTCGACAAGGAGTCCGACGAGTTCGATGTCGACGCCATCGTCGACGCCGTCGGGAGTCGCGTCGGCGCGACAGCCTGA
- a CDS encoding A/G-specific adenine glycosylase: MSAHLPDDPDAAREALIEWYEDDHRDFPWRRTDDPYRILVSEVMSQQTQLSRVEEAYADFLDRWPAAEDLAAAERGEVVSFWSNHSLGYNNRAKYLHEAATQVRDEYGGEFPTEPDELQELMGVGPYTANAVASFAFDNGDAVVDTNVKRVLHRAFGVPDEDAEFEGAASALMPEGESRVWNNAIMELGGVACGQSPRCDEAGCPWRRWCRAYETGDFTAPDVPEQPSFEGSRRQFRGKVVRALGNHDELTLGELGPRIRVDYSPEGDGEGSEDWLRGLVGDLADDGLVEVTDGEDGTTVRLRR; the protein is encoded by the coding sequence ATGAGTGCACACCTCCCCGACGACCCCGACGCGGCGCGGGAGGCGCTGATCGAGTGGTACGAAGACGATCACCGCGACTTCCCGTGGCGACGCACCGACGACCCCTACCGGATCCTCGTCTCGGAGGTGATGAGCCAGCAGACGCAGCTCTCGCGGGTCGAGGAGGCGTACGCCGACTTCCTCGACCGGTGGCCCGCGGCCGAGGACCTCGCGGCCGCCGAGCGCGGCGAGGTGGTCTCCTTCTGGTCGAACCACTCGCTGGGCTACAACAACCGCGCGAAGTACCTCCACGAGGCGGCCACGCAGGTCCGCGACGAGTACGGCGGGGAGTTCCCGACCGAGCCCGACGAGCTCCAGGAGCTGATGGGCGTCGGGCCCTACACCGCCAACGCGGTCGCGTCGTTCGCCTTCGACAACGGCGACGCGGTGGTCGACACGAACGTGAAGCGGGTGCTCCACCGCGCGTTCGGCGTCCCCGACGAGGACGCGGAGTTCGAGGGGGCCGCGTCCGCGCTGATGCCCGAGGGGGAATCGCGCGTCTGGAACAACGCGATCATGGAGCTGGGCGGCGTCGCCTGCGGACAGTCCCCGCGTTGTGACGAGGCGGGCTGCCCGTGGCGACGGTGGTGTCGCGCCTACGAGACGGGCGATTTCACCGCGCCGGACGTGCCCGAGCAGCCGAGCTTCGAGGGGAGCCGTCGGCAGTTCCGCGGGAAGGTCGTACGCGCGCTCGGGAACCACGACGAGTTGACGCTCGGCGAACTCGGCCCGCGCATCCGGGTCGACTACAGCCCCGAGGGCGACGGCGAGGGGAGCGAGGACTGGCTCCGCGGGCTCGTCGGCGACCTGGCGGACGACGGCCTCGTCGAGGTGACGGACGGCGAGGACGGAACGACGGTCCGACTGCGGCGATAG
- a CDS encoding ABC transporter ATP-binding protein → MNDATVVRAVDARKSYDGTVALDGVSLDVHEGEVFGLIGPNGAGKTTLVRALTGTASAEGTLELFGDPAGDSDRSRVGLLPQEFGPPERLTARELVAYYAGLYDESRPVGDVLDDVGLADDADADTWYENLSGGQKRRACVATALVNDPDVLFLDEPTTGIDPAGRRALWGLIESLADGGVTVFLTSHSMEEVERLADRVGLLRDGELVAVGTPAELVADHGGPARLVVAGPVVEAGAEPLREVGFTVEVGADELVLGDVSPADLADAVAALAEAGVGYESLTWTEPTLEDVYLRLTGEEFEGAATPGASAVEGTGADDAAAAGEEAAGGAAGDADPAATAEADR, encoded by the coding sequence ATGAACGACGCGACGGTCGTCCGCGCCGTCGACGCGCGCAAGTCCTACGACGGGACGGTCGCGCTCGACGGCGTCTCGCTCGACGTACACGAGGGCGAGGTGTTCGGGCTCATCGGCCCGAACGGCGCGGGGAAGACGACGCTCGTGCGCGCGCTCACGGGCACCGCGAGCGCCGAGGGAACGCTCGAACTGTTCGGCGACCCCGCCGGCGACTCCGACCGCTCGCGCGTCGGCCTGCTCCCGCAGGAGTTCGGCCCGCCCGAGCGGCTCACCGCCCGCGAGCTCGTCGCCTACTACGCCGGCCTGTACGACGAGTCCCGACCCGTCGGCGACGTGCTCGACGACGTGGGACTCGCGGACGACGCCGACGCCGACACCTGGTACGAGAACCTCTCCGGTGGACAGAAACGCCGCGCGTGCGTCGCCACGGCGCTGGTGAACGACCCGGACGTGCTGTTCCTCGACGAGCCGACGACCGGCATCGACCCGGCCGGCCGGCGCGCGCTGTGGGGGCTCATCGAGTCGCTCGCCGACGGCGGCGTCACCGTGTTCCTGACGAGCCACTCCATGGAGGAGGTCGAGCGGCTCGCCGACCGCGTCGGCCTGCTTCGCGACGGGGAACTCGTCGCCGTCGGCACGCCCGCGGAGCTGGTGGCCGACCACGGCGGGCCCGCGCGCCTCGTCGTCGCCGGACCCGTGGTCGAGGCGGGCGCGGAGCCGCTTCGGGAGGTCGGCTTCACGGTCGAGGTCGGCGCCGACGAGCTCGTCCTCGGCGACGTGTCGCCCGCCGACCTGGCTGACGCGGTGGCCGCGCTCGCCGAGGCCGGGGTCGGCTACGAGTCGCTCACGTGGACCGAGCCGACGCTGGAGGACGTGTACCTCCGGCTGACCGGCGAGGAGTTCGAGGGGGCGGCCACGCCCGGAGCCAGCGCGGTCGAGGGGACGGGCGCCGACGACGCGGCCGCCGCGGGAGAGGAGGCAGCGGGCGGCGCCGCCGGCGACGCCGACCCGGCAGCGACCGCGGAGGCCGACCGATGA
- the cyoE gene encoding heme o synthase produces MGVYLLLVVGATTAVTDAATACTAWPACGDGFALPTAEAGWVALGHRALAAVVGVLVLATGVAAWRARPSRRVAGALAASFLLYPVQSLLGAYVATGGRETLAVVAGVPVTLSVVHLAGGLAVFFGLLAALAWELENRTGDPDDEPAIGADGPALADEPLDPGPRPEIPSWREDPVRRARLTAAAYFRLMKPRLMWLLCLVASAAMALAGGPGLSVPVVAATLVGGALSIGASGTFNHVFERDIDRRMQRTSDRPLAVDLVSVRNAVAFGLLLTVVSVGLFAWVNVLAAVLGFVAIVFYSVVYTLVLKPNTVQNTVIGGAAGALPALIGWAAVTGEIGVGGLALATLIFLWTPAHFYNLALAYKDDYERGGFPMMPVVRGETATRRHIVWYFGATSAVAAGMVGLGRLDWLYALAGAVVGAVFLWAIVRLHYERDESAAFRAFHASNAYLGVVLLAVVVDALAL; encoded by the coding sequence ATGGGGGTGTACCTGCTGCTCGTGGTGGGTGCGACCACCGCCGTCACCGACGCGGCCACGGCCTGTACGGCGTGGCCGGCGTGCGGTGACGGGTTCGCGCTTCCGACGGCGGAGGCCGGCTGGGTCGCGCTCGGCCACCGCGCGCTCGCGGCCGTCGTCGGCGTGCTCGTGCTCGCCACCGGCGTCGCCGCCTGGCGGGCCCGCCCGAGCCGTCGCGTCGCCGGAGCGCTCGCGGCATCGTTCCTCCTGTATCCCGTCCAGTCGTTGTTGGGGGCGTACGTCGCGACCGGCGGCCGCGAGACGCTCGCGGTCGTCGCGGGGGTTCCGGTGACGCTGTCGGTCGTCCACCTCGCCGGGGGCCTGGCCGTGTTCTTCGGGCTGCTCGCGGCGCTCGCGTGGGAGTTGGAGAACCGCACGGGCGACCCGGACGACGAGCCCGCGATCGGTGCCGACGGCCCGGCCCTCGCGGACGAGCCCCTCGACCCCGGGCCGCGCCCCGAGATCCCGTCGTGGCGGGAGGACCCGGTCCGGCGCGCCCGTCTCACGGCGGCGGCGTACTTCCGGCTCATGAAGCCGCGGCTGATGTGGCTGCTGTGTCTGGTCGCCAGCGCGGCGATGGCGCTGGCGGGCGGACCGGGCCTTTCGGTGCCGGTCGTCGCGGCGACGCTCGTCGGCGGGGCGCTCTCGATCGGCGCCTCGGGCACGTTCAACCACGTGTTCGAACGCGACATCGACCGCCGGATGCAGCGCACGAGCGACCGCCCGCTGGCGGTCGATCTGGTGTCGGTGCGCAACGCGGTCGCCTTCGGGCTGCTGCTCACGGTCGTCTCGGTCGGCCTGTTCGCGTGGGTGAACGTCCTCGCGGCCGTCCTCGGGTTCGTCGCGATCGTGTTCTACTCGGTCGTGTACACGCTCGTGCTGAAACCCAACACCGTCCAGAACACCGTCATCGGCGGCGCCGCCGGCGCGCTCCCCGCGCTCATCGGGTGGGCGGCCGTGACCGGCGAGATCGGCGTCGGCGGGCTCGCGCTCGCGACGCTCATCTTCCTGTGGACGCCGGCGCACTTCTACAACCTCGCGCTCGCGTACAAGGACGACTACGAGCGCGGCGGCTTCCCGATGATGCCCGTCGTGCGCGGGGAGACGGCGACGCGGCGCCACATCGTCTGGTACTTCGGCGCGACGTCGGCGGTCGCGGCCGGGATGGTCGGCCTCGGCCGGCTGGACTGGCTGTACGCGCTCGCCGGCGCCGTCGTCGGCGCCGTGTTCCTGTGGGCGATCGTCCGCCTCCACTACGAGCGCGACGAGTCAGCGGCGTTCCGCGCGTTCCACGCGTCGAACGCCTACCTCGGCGTCGTCCTGCTCGCCGTCGTCGTCGACGCGCTCGCGCTGTGA
- a CDS encoding MgtC/SapB family protein, with protein sequence MIATGAEGVVGDPLSLPVVRLALAAALGLFLGLEREWSEKSAGIRTFSLTSLVAAVFTHLAIETDVGGALLAVGGILVIVQGVLLAVSGLRTGADGSLSLTTSVSLLAAYGVGALVAVGAVVEGVTVAVVSAALLVLKRELHSFAGDLSRTELRSMTEFAVLAFVVYPVLPAGERVVLGVPLEPRVAWLMVVTVAGIGMVNYALVRTYGGRGIAVTGFLGGLASSTAVVGTMLDHATDRAESVSYAVAGVLLADAAMALRNLAIAVAFTVGGDAPVLLGVAAPLGALALGAVAVAAATADWRTRVDLAIESPFSLRNALAFGAAFLVILAASSLAQARFGTAGLYASAAVSGLVSSAGATTSAVLLYRGGTVGAEAASVAVLLATVSSVAVKAALAFAGPRAFVRRVAAYSLAIVAGAAVVALAATMA encoded by the coding sequence ATGATCGCGACGGGTGCGGAGGGCGTCGTCGGGGATCCGCTGTCGCTGCCGGTCGTCCGGCTGGCGCTGGCGGCGGCGCTGGGGCTGTTCCTCGGACTGGAGCGCGAGTGGTCCGAGAAGTCCGCCGGGATCCGGACGTTCTCGCTGACGAGCCTCGTCGCCGCGGTGTTCACGCACCTGGCGATCGAGACAGACGTCGGCGGCGCGCTGCTGGCGGTCGGCGGGATCCTCGTCATCGTGCAGGGGGTGTTGCTGGCGGTCAGCGGCCTTCGGACCGGCGCCGACGGGTCGCTGTCGCTCACGACGTCGGTCTCGTTGCTGGCGGCGTACGGCGTCGGGGCGCTCGTCGCCGTCGGCGCCGTCGTGGAGGGCGTGACGGTCGCGGTGGTGTCGGCCGCGCTGCTGGTGTTGAAGCGGGAGCTACACTCGTTCGCGGGCGACCTCTCGCGCACGGAGTTGCGCTCGATGACCGAGTTCGCCGTCCTCGCGTTCGTCGTCTATCCGGTGTTGCCGGCGGGCGAACGGGTCGTGCTCGGCGTCCCGCTGGAGCCGCGGGTCGCGTGGCTCATGGTCGTCACCGTCGCGGGCATCGGGATGGTGAACTACGCGCTGGTGCGCACCTACGGCGGCCGCGGCATCGCCGTCACCGGGTTCCTGGGCGGGCTCGCCTCCTCGACGGCGGTCGTCGGGACGATGCTCGATCACGCGACCGACCGGGCGGAGTCGGTGTCGTACGCCGTCGCCGGCGTGCTGTTGGCGGACGCGGCGATGGCGCTGCGCAACCTCGCGATCGCCGTCGCGTTCACCGTCGGCGGCGACGCGCCCGTCCTGCTGGGCGTCGCCGCACCGCTGGGCGCGCTCGCGCTCGGGGCCGTCGCGGTGGCGGCGGCGACGGCCGACTGGCGTACCCGGGTCGACCTCGCCATCGAGTCGCCGTTCTCGCTCCGCAACGCGCTGGCGTTCGGCGCGGCGTTCCTCGTCATCCTCGCCGCCAGCAGCCTCGCGCAGGCCCGCTTCGGCACCGCCGGGCTGTACGCGTCGGCGGCCGTCTCGGGGCTGGTCTCCTCGGCCGGCGCGACCACCTCGGCGGTGCTGTTGTACCGCGGGGGCACCGTCGGCGCCGAGGCCGCGAGCGTCGCCGTCCTGCTCGCGACCGTCTCCAGCGTCGCGGTGAAGGCCGCCCTGGCGTTCGCCGGCCCGCGGGCGTTCGTGCGCCGCGTGGCCGCCTACAGCCTCGCGATCGTCGCAGGCGCCGCGGTCGTCGCCCTCGCGGCGACGATGGCGTGA
- a CDS encoding class I SAM-dependent methyltransferase: MTDEPSPPPDPHAQRTTVRDGYDAMAAAYRDERGDDGDGTEAPERPLVESFLADLSAGDRLLDAGCGQGTPVLNRLPAGVEGVGVDLSASMLDLARERTDAALVRGDLTRLPVASNVADAATALHSVIHVPVSEHPAVFGEFARVLRPGGRLYLTAATDEDGWAGANPDWLGSGATMTWSFPGLDTTRAQLREAGFRVTDERVLGDTVADDDGGSWTHLFARLRAD; encoded by the coding sequence ATGACCGACGAGCCCTCACCGCCGCCGGACCCGCACGCCCAGCGGACGACGGTACGCGACGGCTACGACGCGATGGCGGCGGCGTATCGCGACGAGCGCGGCGACGACGGCGACGGCACCGAGGCCCCGGAGCGTCCGCTCGTCGAGTCGTTCCTCGCCGACCTCTCGGCGGGCGACCGGCTCCTCGACGCCGGGTGCGGGCAGGGGACGCCGGTGTTGAACCGTCTTCCCGCCGGCGTGGAGGGCGTCGGCGTCGACCTCTCTGCGTCGATGCTCGATCTCGCCCGCGAGCGGACCGACGCCGCCCTCGTCCGTGGGGATCTCACCAGGCTCCCGGTCGCGTCGAACGTCGCGGACGCGGCGACGGCGCTTCACTCCGTGATCCACGTGCCGGTGTCCGAGCACCCGGCCGTGTTCGGGGAGTTCGCCCGGGTGCTCCGGCCCGGCGGCCGGCTCTACCTCACGGCCGCGACCGACGAGGACGGGTGGGCGGGCGCGAACCCCGACTGGCTCGGCTCGGGGGCGACGATGACGTGGTCGTTCCCGGGGCTCGACACGACCCGCGCGCAGCTCCGGGAGGCCGGGTTCCGCGTGACCGACGAGCGAGTCCTCGGCGACACCGTCGCCGACGACGACGGCGGGTCGTGGACGCACCTGTTCGCGCGGCTCCGAGCCGACTGA
- a CDS encoding DUF2061 domain-containing protein, translating to MARLSLPRSPLQHRRRAIVKTLCYRAVMVTITVVVAWAVVGDVSDAVNIGVVANVVKTATYYVYERLWDRISWGVVEAA from the coding sequence ATGGCGCGTCTCTCGCTCCCGCGGTCGCCGCTCCAGCACAGGCGGCGAGCGATCGTCAAGACGCTGTGCTACCGGGCGGTGATGGTCACGATCACGGTCGTCGTCGCGTGGGCGGTCGTCGGCGACGTGAGCGACGCGGTGAACATCGGCGTCGTCGCGAACGTCGTGAAGACGGCGACGTACTACGTCTACGAACGGCTGTGGGACCGGATCTCCTGGGGCGTCGTCGAGGCTGCGTGA
- a CDS encoding amphi-Trp domain-containing protein: MPEEVLFKSETRQDRSEIAAHLREVAAKLDADGELTLAGGGESLTMAVPATATFEVKAERETGSGPDELSVEFEIEWDEGADVDAADSGFSVE, translated from the coding sequence ATGCCCGAAGAAGTGCTGTTCAAATCCGAGACCCGCCAGGACCGCAGCGAGATCGCCGCCCACCTCCGCGAGGTCGCCGCGAAGCTCGACGCCGACGGGGAGCTCACGCTGGCCGGCGGCGGCGAGTCGCTCACGATGGCGGTGCCCGCGACCGCGACGTTCGAGGTGAAGGCCGAACGGGAGACCGGCTCGGGGCCGGACGAGCTGAGCGTCGAGTTCGAGATCGAGTGGGACGAGGGCGCCGACGTGGATGCCGCCGACTCGGGGTTCTCCGTCGAGTGA
- the coxB gene encoding cytochrome c oxidase subunit II, producing MTRTRLGSLLVGLAGLMLFATPVAAQASTTAELINGLNEDLLYVALPITLLVEVILIYTVLKFKDNDEPAPTRENRRLEITWTVATAIILLFVGVASYGVLANPDVTYTGGPEEIDAADGDVHVEAVAYQWNWRMNYQTSNISELTASDIDTSVVPQAEGVEGPVIVVPEGQDLFFTTASDDVIHGFSVPALGLKQDAVPGQEITIKTVAQETGTYQGYCTEYCGVAHSNMYFTVIVVDQGTYDEFVDNQTGSDDSESESLSAPAPAALGA from the coding sequence ATGACGCGTACGCGACTGGGGAGCCTGCTGGTCGGGCTTGCCGGGTTGATGCTGTTCGCGACGCCGGTCGCGGCACAGGCATCGACGACGGCGGAGCTGATCAACGGGCTGAACGAGGACCTGTTGTACGTCGCGCTCCCGATCACGTTGCTCGTCGAGGTCATTCTCATCTACACCGTCCTGAAGTTCAAGGACAACGACGAGCCGGCGCCGACCCGAGAGAACCGGCGCCTCGAGATCACGTGGACGGTCGCGACGGCGATCATCCTCCTGTTCGTCGGCGTCGCCTCCTACGGCGTGCTGGCGAACCCCGACGTGACCTACACGGGCGGCCCCGAGGAGATCGACGCCGCCGACGGCGACGTCCACGTCGAGGCCGTCGCCTACCAGTGGAACTGGCGGATGAACTACCAGACGTCGAACATCAGCGAACTGACCGCGAGCGACATCGACACGTCGGTGGTGCCACAAGCCGAGGGGGTCGAGGGGCCGGTGATAGTGGTCCCCGAGGGGCAGGACCTGTTCTTCACCACGGCCTCTGACGACGTGATCCACGGCTTCAGCGTGCCCGCGCTCGGACTCAAGCAGGACGCCGTGCCCGGACAGGAGATCACGATCAAGACCGTCGCTCAGGAGACCGGAACCTACCAGGGGTACTGCACCGAGTACTGCGGCGTCGCCCACTCCAACATGTACTTCACCGTCATCGTCGTCGACCAGGGCACCTACGACGAGTTCGTCGACAACCAGACCGGGTCGGACGACTCCGAGAGCGAGTCGCTGAGCGCACCGGCACCGGCCGCCCTCGGCGCGTAA
- a CDS encoding AI-2E family transporter, with the protein MALSDVDWSRTAWWGIGAVLGAALTFVVYSFVGTFVFGVFIYYATRPVYNRIRKRIPQPSVAAAVAIFAMVLPALLLAGYALLIVANQIRELDIAGNGYLEQLPFTQDTLDMLTDPSQVAAIDWQQYVTLDTIGGALNSLAQAADTVAFVGTGAVHLFVMLALAFYLLRDGGRLGRYLVRFTDQAGIVDAYGLAVDRDLKSIFFGNILNAIVTGTIGVIVYSVLNVFAPEGGAIPAAALVGLIAGVASLIPIVGMKLVYVPVTAFMAVRAVANDVTGGLAFVGVFALASLVVVDTIPDLVLRPYVSGRSLHVGAVMLAYTLGPLLFGWYGIFLMPILLVLLVHFVRIVLPELLAGEPLRPYAVDPTHLTAEGPSVVPTKSDPAAVEDGGGTEESPSQDRQPPAEGTDEE; encoded by the coding sequence ATGGCGCTCTCCGATGTCGACTGGTCGCGAACGGCGTGGTGGGGCATCGGCGCGGTGCTGGGAGCGGCGCTCACGTTCGTGGTGTATTCGTTCGTCGGGACGTTCGTGTTCGGGGTGTTCATCTACTACGCGACGCGCCCCGTCTACAACCGGATCCGCAAGCGGATCCCGCAGCCGAGCGTCGCCGCCGCGGTCGCCATCTTCGCCATGGTGCTGCCGGCACTGCTGCTCGCGGGCTATGCCCTGCTGATCGTCGCCAACCAGATCCGGGAGCTCGACATCGCGGGGAACGGCTACCTCGAACAGCTCCCGTTCACCCAGGACACCCTCGACATGCTGACCGACCCGTCGCAGGTCGCGGCGATCGACTGGCAGCAGTACGTCACGCTCGACACGATCGGCGGGGCGTTGAACTCGTTGGCGCAGGCGGCCGACACCGTCGCGTTCGTCGGGACCGGCGCGGTCCACCTGTTCGTCATGCTCGCGCTCGCGTTCTATCTGCTTCGCGACGGCGGACGGCTCGGCCGGTATCTCGTCCGATTCACCGACCAGGCGGGGATCGTCGACGCCTACGGGCTCGCGGTCGACCGCGACCTGAAGTCGATCTTCTTCGGAAACATCCTCAACGCGATCGTCACCGGCACGATCGGCGTGATCGTCTACTCGGTGCTCAACGTGTTCGCGCCCGAGGGCGGCGCCATCCCCGCGGCCGCGCTGGTCGGACTGATCGCGGGCGTCGCGAGCCTGATCCCGATCGTCGGGATGAAGCTCGTGTACGTCCCGGTCACGGCGTTCATGGCGGTTCGAGCGGTGGCGAACGATGTCACCGGAGGGCTGGCGTTCGTTGGCGTGTTCGCGCTCGCGTCGCTGGTCGTCGTCGACACGATCCCCGACCTCGTGTTGCGGCCGTACGTCTCCGGGCGCTCGCTCCACGTCGGGGCGGTGATGCTCGCGTACACCCTCGGCCCGCTGCTGTTCGGCTGGTACGGGATCTTCCTCATGCCGATCCTGCTCGTGTTGCTCGTGCACTTCGTCCGGATCGTCCTCCCGGAACTGCTCGCCGGGGAGCCGCTCCGGCCGTACGCGGTCGACCCCACACACCTCACCGCAGAGGGGCCGTCAGTCGTTCCCACGAAGTCGGACCCGGCCGCCGTCGAGGACGGCGGCGGGACCGAGGAGTCCCCCTCTCAGGACCGACAGCCGCCGGCGGAGGGGACCGACGAGGAGTGA
- a CDS encoding DUF7546 family protein: MSTNTSTSSGIVPSVTRRDLLIAALVANVELAAVVGYFALTNATLSSPLFTLYGLIWVNVALVVFARYRPPRGDARSRRRALAVAGGYALLLAVFGGVLGVAPPRTTPGVELALLPPGWGPALVVNAGVAAAVVIPAKVLGYAALAYLLYGTVVDAASAGVAGVLGLFSCVSCSLPILVGAATAVVGGGGFVVAAVGGIGYGPSTLVFVVTVGLLWWRPEFDLLR; this comes from the coding sequence ATGAGCACGAACACGTCCACGTCCTCGGGTATCGTCCCGTCGGTCACCCGTCGCGACCTGTTGATCGCGGCGCTCGTCGCCAACGTCGAGCTCGCGGCCGTCGTCGGGTACTTCGCGCTCACGAACGCGACCCTCTCCTCGCCGCTGTTCACGCTGTACGGGCTGATCTGGGTGAACGTCGCGCTCGTCGTGTTCGCGCGCTACCGCCCGCCCCGTGGCGACGCCCGGAGCCGCCGCCGCGCGCTCGCGGTCGCCGGCGGCTACGCACTGCTGCTGGCGGTCTTCGGCGGCGTCCTCGGCGTAGCGCCGCCGCGGACGACGCCGGGCGTGGAACTGGCGTTGCTCCCGCCGGGGTGGGGGCCGGCGCTCGTCGTCAACGCCGGCGTCGCCGCCGCGGTGGTGATCCCCGCGAAGGTGCTCGGCTACGCCGCGCTGGCGTACCTCCTGTACGGCACCGTCGTCGACGCCGCGAGCGCGGGGGTGGCGGGCGTGCTCGGGCTGTTCTCGTGTGTCTCCTGCTCGCTGCCGATCCTCGTCGGCGCGGCCACCGCCGTCGTCGGCGGCGGGGGGTTCGTCGTCGCGGCCGTCGGGGGCATCGGCTACGGCCCCTCGACGCTCGTGTTCGTCGTCACGGTCGGCCTGCTGTGGTGGCGCCCCGAGTTCGACCTGCTCCGGTAG
- a CDS encoding aminotransferase class III-fold pyridoxal phosphate-dependent enzyme, translating into MDRDTAEVSVTEMPGARAREWAAYHRDVAATSTYVYDFVWDITAEAEGPFCTDVDGNVLLDFTSHVAAAPLGYNNPKITDRMAEFDMVDPTKIAGQDFYVSDGADPGESALPGPADLMHELVDRTDRYGLDTVFLSNSGAEAVENAIKVCYDASGGGKYGVTFDGAFHGRTLGALSLNRSKSVYRRDFPEVPGIHDVPFCDDRACSPETCSCGFFVDDGDTSLLREKLDPKTGHVDPEETSYIIMEPIQGEGGYRFPSEPFMAEVADLAAEHDIPLVADEIQSGMGRTGEFWGSDHYPIEPDVITGAKGMRVGATIANEDTFPDERARLSSTWGAGDIVASAQGVFTLRAIDEYDLLDNAVVRGEQFKEIVRDAALDGVTDVRGKGLMLAVEFESADLRDDVQEAALRRGLLTLACGSTVIRILPPLDVTEREIEMGADLLIDAAGDVN; encoded by the coding sequence ATGGACCGAGACACGGCCGAGGTGAGCGTCACCGAGATGCCTGGCGCTCGCGCCCGCGAGTGGGCCGCCTACCACCGGGACGTCGCCGCGACGTCGACGTACGTGTACGACTTCGTGTGGGACATCACCGCCGAGGCCGAGGGGCCGTTCTGCACCGACGTGGACGGGAACGTCCTGCTGGATTTCACCTCCCACGTCGCCGCCGCGCCGCTCGGCTACAACAACCCGAAGATCACGGACCGAATGGCCGAGTTCGACATGGTCGACCCGACGAAGATCGCCGGGCAGGACTTCTACGTCTCCGACGGCGCCGATCCCGGGGAGTCGGCGCTTCCCGGCCCCGCCGACCTGATGCACGAACTCGTCGACCGCACGGACCGCTACGGGCTCGACACCGTCTTCCTCTCGAACTCCGGCGCCGAGGCCGTCGAGAACGCGATCAAGGTCTGCTACGACGCCTCCGGCGGCGGCAAGTACGGCGTCACCTTCGACGGCGCGTTCCACGGGCGGACGCTCGGTGCGCTCTCGCTCAACCGCTCGAAGTCGGTGTACCGCCGGGACTTCCCCGAGGTTCCCGGGATCCACGACGTGCCCTTCTGTGACGACCGCGCGTGTTCGCCCGAGACGTGTTCGTGCGGCTTCTTCGTCGACGACGGCGACACGTCGCTGCTGCGGGAGAAGCTCGACCCGAAGACGGGGCACGTCGACCCCGAGGAGACTTCCTACATCATCATGGAGCCGATCCAGGGCGAGGGCGGCTACCGCTTCCCCTCCGAGCCGTTCATGGCGGAGGTCGCCGACCTCGCCGCCGAACACGACATCCCCCTCGTCGCCGACGAGATCCAGTCGGGGATGGGTCGCACCGGCGAGTTCTGGGGGTCGGACCACTACCCGATCGAGCCGGACGTGATCACCGGCGCGAAGGGGATGCGCGTCGGCGCCACGATCGCGAACGAGGACACCTTCCCCGACGAGCGCGCACGGCTCTCGTCGACGTGGGGCGCCGGCGACATCGTCGCCTCGGCCCAGGGCGTGTTCACGCTGCGCGCCATCGACGAGTACGACCTGCTCGACAACGCGGTCGTCCGCGGCGAGCAGTTCAAGGAGATCGTTCGCGACGCGGCCCTCGACGGCGTGACCGACGTGCGCGGGAAGGGCCTGATGCTCGCCGTCGAGTTCGAGTCCGCGGACCTCCGCGACGACGTGCAGGAGGCGGCGCTGCGCCGGGGCCTGCTCACGCTCGCGTGCGGCTCGACGGTGATCCGGATCCTGCCGCCGCTGGACGTGACCGAACGGGAGATCGAGATGGGTGCGGACCTCCTGATCGATGCCGCCGGCGACGTGAACTGA
- a CDS encoding PadR family transcriptional regulator, whose translation MYDLTGFQRDLLYVIAGQEEPHGLAIKAELEDYYEKEIHHGRLYPNLDTLVEKGLVEKGQRDQRTNFYTLTRRGRREIEARREWEGRYVDLE comes from the coding sequence ATGTACGACCTGACCGGGTTCCAGCGTGACCTGTTGTACGTGATCGCTGGGCAAGAGGAGCCGCACGGGCTGGCGATCAAAGCGGAGCTCGAGGACTACTACGAGAAGGAGATCCACCACGGGAGACTGTACCCGAACCTCGACACGCTCGTCGAGAAGGGACTCGTCGAGAAGGGGCAACGCGACCAACGAACCAACTTCTACACGCTCACGCGACGCGGGCGCCGGGAGATCGAGGCCCGCCGCGAGTGGGAGGGGCGCTACGTCGACCTCGAGTGA